In the genome of Micromonospora sp. Llam0, the window AGGTTCGACCGGGGCACCGCTACCCGGGCGGCGAACGTGCCCGGGTAGCGCTCGGACAGGATCGACATGCCGCGCGGGTCCGCCGGGTCGGGTACCACCGGGTAGACGACGACCTCGTTGCCGGCGTCGTCGACCCCGGCGGCGTCACAGCCGAGGATCATCGGCAGCCGGTCGGCGGGCAGCCCGACGCCGCGCAGCGACCACAGGTCGTGGTGGTTGAGAGAGCTTGCCCGGACCTCGACCACCGTCCAGTCCGGGGCGGGCAGGTCCGGTTCGGGCAGCTCACCGACGCGCAGCGCGGCAAGCGGGTCGTCGGCGTCGACGGTCGAGGCGAAGACAGCTCGCATGTCCCGCACGCTAGCAGCCGTGGCGCCGGCCGGCGCGCATGTGTCCGGCCGGCACCACAGGTCAGCGGCGGGCGACGCCGTCGCGGCGGGCGGCGGCGGCGACCGCCGCGGCGACCGCCGGCGCGACCCGAGGGTCGAGTGCCGACGGCACGAACGCCTCCGGTTGCAGCAGGTCGGCCACGACGCCGGCGATCGCGTCGGCGGCGGCCACCTTCATCCCCTCGGTGATCCGGGTGGCACCCGCGTCCAGGGCACCCCGGAACACGCCGGGGAAGGCCAGCACGTTGTTGATCTGATTGGGGAAGTCGCTGCGGCCGGTGGCCACCAGGGCGGCGTACCGGTGGGCGATCTCCGGGTGGATCTCCGGCGTCGGGTTGGCCAGCGCGAAGACGATCCCGCCGGGTGCCATGCCGGCGACCGCCGATTCGTCGATCTGCCCGCCGGAGAGGCCGATCAGCACGTCGGCGCCGACCAGCGCGTCGGCGATACCACCGGCGCAGGCGGCGGTCATCGCGGCCAACTCGGCCTTGACGTCGGTGAGGTCCGCCCGGTCGGAGTGGATGATGCCGCGGGAGTCGCAGACCACGGTCTTCGCCGGGTCGACGCCGCCGGCGATCAGCATCCGGGTCACCGCGACCCCGGCCGCGCCGGCACCGCTGACCACCACCCGCAGGTCGCCGAGCTTGCGGTCCAGCAGGGCGACCGCGTTGCGCAGGGCGGCCAGCACCACGATCGCGGTGCCGTGCTGGTCGTCGTGGAAGACCGGGATCGGCAGCGCCTCGTCGAGACGGCGCTCGATCTCGAAGCAGCGTGGCGCGCTGATGTCCTCCAGGTTGATCCCGCCGAACGACGGTGCCAGGGCGGTAACCGTCGCCACGATCGCGTCGATGTCCCGGGTGTCCAGGCAGATCGGCACCGCGTCGACGTCGCCGAACTGTTTGAACAGCACCGCCTTGCCCTCCATGACGGGCATCGCGGCGCGTGGGCCGATGTCACCGAGGCCGAGCACCGCGGTGCCGTCGGTGACCACCGCGACCGTGTGCGACACCCAGGTGTAGTCGTCGACCAGGGTCGGGTCGGCGGCGATCGCCTCGCACACCCGGGCCACCCCGGGGGTGTACGCGAGTGAAAGGTCGTCCCGGTCGGCCAGCGCGACGGTGGGCGTGATCGCCATCTTGCCGCCCCGATGCAGGTCGAAGACCGGGTCAGAAATTGCCACAGTAGACATGGTGACTCCAGAGCCGTTGAGCGTGATAGATCGCCGCCGGCTCGGCGCGAGGTCAGCGTTGACCGGCGAGGCGCTGCGGGGGTCACCCGAATTCCGTGTCGAGCATAGTGTCACACAGCGCGGTTTACCGCGAAGTGGTTCACCGCAGTCGGTGCCCCGGGCCCACCCGGCGTGGCTGCGGCCAGTAGCGGCACAGCACCCGGCCGCGCACGTCGGCCACCCCGAAGGCGCGCGAGTCGTCAGTGACCAGATCGTTGTCCCCGCGCAACCACCAGCCGCCGGACTCGGCCCGTACCGCTCGTTTGACCACCAGCAGTCCGGGACGGGACCGGAAGGTGGCGACCACCACGTCCCCCGGGCGGACCGCCCGCCCGCCCCGGCGGACCAGCAGCGCGTCGCCGTGCCGCAAGGTGGGGGCCATCGACGGTCCGTGCACGAGCACGGCGAACAGTGGTGAAAGCACTTGCACCTCCCGCCAGGTCAGCGAGCCCGATGCGCGATAGGGTCGGCAGGGAGGATCATCCTCCAGCTTACGCGTGCCGGCGATCGTGCCGCCGGCCAACACACGGAGGGTCCTGATGCGACTTCTACGCATGTTTACTCCGCGCACGGTGGTCAGCGCCCACTGCGACCTGCCCTGTGGCGTCTACGACCCGGCGCAGGCCCGGATCGAGGCCGAATCCATCAAGGCGATCGCGGAGAAGTACCAGGCGAACACCGACCCGGAGTTCCGCACCCGGGCGCTGATCATCAAGGAGCAGCGCTCCGAGTTGGTCAAGCACCACCTGTGGGTGCTCTGGACCGACTACTTCAAGCCGCCGCACTTCGAGAAGTACCCGCAGCTGCACCAGCTGTTCAACGAGGCGACCAAGCTCGCCGGTGGCGGCGGCGGGACCAAGGCGTCGGTCGACCCGGCCAAGGCGGACGAGCTGCTGGTCAAGATCGACGAGATCGCGAAGATCTTCTGGGAGACCAAGCAGGCGTGATCCGCCGGTCCGGCCGGTGCGCGGTGCGCACCGGCCGGACGGGTCCGCCGGGCACGGGGCACCCCGCCGCGGCCGTGGTAGGTGCCGCGCACCACCCCGCCCGGCTCGGTCGGACGACGAATCGCTCCGGATGACACCGCAGGGATAGACGTCAACCGGTAGAGTCCACGCGGGGGTATCCGGGATGAGTTCGCTGGTCACACAATCCGAGCCGACCGTCGACGACGACGTGGTGCTGCTCACCGTGCCTGCCGACGGTGGCTACCTGAGCGTGCTGCGTACCGCGACGGCCGGGCTGGCCGCACGCCTGCACTTCGCGCTGGACGAGATCGAGGATCTGCGGATCGCGGTCGACGAGGCCTGCGCCATGCTGCTCGCCGTCGCCACCCGCGACGCCGACCTGCAGTGCCGGTTCTCGGTGACCGACGACGCGCTGACCGTCGAGGTCGCCGTCGCGACGGTACGCGGTGCCCGGCTGCCACCGGAGTCCTCCTTCGCCTGGAAGGTGCTCCGGGCGCTGACCACGTCGGCGACGGCGACCGCCAGCAGCGGCCAGGCCAGCATCAGACTGCTCACCCGCCGGTCCGGCGGCCGCTGACCCCGCAGGAGTTCTCCACCGGCGGCCGTCCCGCCGGTGTTCGGTTGGTCACTCCAGCCCGAAGGCCCGGGTCGTCGGCGGGGCCACCAGCAGCGCGGTCACCACCAGCCCCAGCCCGATCAACGGTACGCCGAGCCAGGCCAGGCCGCCGACGATCATGTAGTAGCCGACCGGGAGCAGCATCAACTGCGCGACGATGGCCGGTGCCCGGGCCGCGCTACGGCGGCGGGCCACCGCACGGGCCAGCACCGCCAGCAGCACCGCACCGCCGACGGCGAACCCGGTGACGATCAGCGCCGAGGCGAGGTCGGTCGCGGTGCTGGTGAGATCCTGGTACGCGAGATAGCCGGCGACCAGCCCCACGGCCACCGCCTCCCCGGCCAGCGACCGCACCGCCCACCGCAGCGTCACCGGGGTGGGCTGTGCGTCGATGGTCACGGGCGTCACGATACCCGCGCCGGCTCGCGATAAAGTGCCGGCCATGCGGGCCCTCTTGGTGGTCAATCCGAAGGCCACCACCACCAGCGAGCGCACCCGGGACGTGATCGTCCGGGCGTTGCGCAGCGAAGTCGACCTGTCGGTGGCGTCCACCCACCGGCGCGGGCATGCCGTCGCACTGGCCCGGGCGGCCGCCGAGGACGGCTTCGACGTGGTGGTCACGCTGGGCGGCGACGGCACCGTGAACGAGGCCGTCAACGGCCTGATGACGTCCGCGCCGGCGGTGGAGACGCTGCCAGGTGCGGCAGCAGACCGGTTGCCGGCGCTGGCGGTGGTGCCGCTCGGCTCGACGAACGTCTTCGCCCGTGCGGTGGGGCTGCCGCCGCAGTGGCCGGAGGCGACGAGCGTACTGCTGGAGGGTCTGCGGACCGGACGGTTCCGTACCGTCGGTCTGGGCCGGGCCGACGACCGGTACTTCACCTTCTGCGCCGGCCTGGGGCTGGACGCGGCGGTGATCCGGCAGGTCGAGCGGGCCCGGCTGCGCGGGCGCCGGTCCACCGTCGGGCTCTATCTCCGGTCGATGGTCAGCGAGTTCTTCATCGGCATGGACCGGCGGCATCCGGCGATCCGGTTGGAGCGGGCCGGCGAGCCGGTGGCGGCCGAACTCGCCACCGTCGTGGTCCAGAACACCGCGCCGTGGACCTTCATCGGTGAACGGGCGATCAATCCGAATCCGGAGGCGTCCTTCGATCTCGGCCTGGACGTGATGGCGCTTCGCCAATTGCACGTACCGAGCACCACCCGCACTTTGGCCCAGGTCGCCGCCAGCCGACCGGATCCACGCGGACGCCAACTAGTCCGCCTACACGATTTGTCCGAATTTACGCTATCCGCAACACAGCCGCAGGCCTTCCAACTCGACGGCGATTATCTCGGAGAGCGGCTCAGAGTCCGTTTCACGGCGGTCCGAGAGGCCTTGCGAGTGGTCTTCTGACACGCTCCGTAACCGAGCTTCGACTGCAGAGCGTGACCAGAGGCGCGGAAGACACGTAGCTGAAATGCCTGCACTGCGGGGCGGACCGTACTACATTGATTCTTGACTGTCGCACTCCGGGTGTCGGTGAGCGTCAGAAAACGGACAAATGGGTCGTGACGTTGCTCACCCGATTGGACTTTTTCTGAGCGCTGCTCTTGACATCGCAGGGGTTCGTGAAAGTATTCACAAGCGGACCGATTCACCCGGGACGTTGCCTGGATGCGCTCGCCACGCGGCAGCTAGGAGCAACGTTCCACAGGCTTACGCCTGCTCACGCGCTGCCGATCCGACGGATGCAATCCGTTGTGGCCGACTGCGCGGGCGCATAAAGAAAGACCGGAGCATTTACCGCCACCGATCCAGAATGAGGAGTGTTGCCGCCATGGACTGGCGTCACCATGCTGTCTGCCGCGACGAGGACCCGGAGCTGTTCTTCCCGATCGGGACGTCCGGCCCCGCGATCCTGCAGGTCGAGCAGGCCAAGGCTGTCTGCCGGCGCTGCTCCGTGACCGACCAGTGCCTGCAGTGGGCGCTGGAGTCCGGACAGGACGCTGGCGTCTGGGGCGGGATGAGCGAAGAGGAGCGGCGCGCCGTCAAGCGTCGCGGCGGACTGCGCGTCCTGCGCGCTCAAACTGCCTGACCCACCCGACCACCAAGCGACGTCCGTACGGCGCCCCGGAGCTGAACTCCGGGGCGCCGTCGTACATTGCACTGCGGCAACCTCAGACCGGCAACCGCCACGGTACGCGGCAGCCCGCTCAGACCAGCACCGGTGCGGCCCGGTCGACCCGGTGCAGCACCAGCCGGGCCAGTTCCGGCGCGCCGGCCAGCGGTGCCGCCGCACAGACCGAGCCGGCCTGCCGGGCCGACGCCACCGCCGTGTCGTAGAGCAGGCCGGGTGCCAGGAAGTACGCGGCCACCGCGACGCGCCGGGCACCCGCCGCACGCAGGGTCTCGACCGCCGCCCCCGCAGTCGGCGGCGCCGCCGACGCGAAGCCTTCGACACACGGCACCCCGACCTCGGCGCCGAACGCCGCCGCGGCCACCGCCACCGTCTGCCGGGCCGGAGCCGACCGGGTGCCGGCGGCGGCCAGCACCACAGCGTCCCAGCCGGCGCCGGCCTCGGCGAGTCGCCGCCGCAGCCCGGCGGTCAACAGCGGGTCCACCTCGCCGGAGCCGACCGACGGGCCGAGCACCTGCGTCGTCGTCACCGGCATTCGCAACCCGTCCCGGTACGCGGCCCGCACCACCTCGGGAACGTCCACCCGGCCGTGGAACGCCTCGGTCAGCAGCAGCGGCACCACCGTCGCCGCCGGATAGCCGGCAGCCTGCAGGTCGGCCAGCACCGCCCCGGGACGTGGACCGGCGTGGTCCAGGTAGGCGGCCCGGACGTCGGCCCCCGGCCGGGCCGCAGCGACCGCCCGGACCAGCGCCCGGGTCGCCGTCGCCGCCCGCGGGTCCCGGCTGCCGTGCGCCACCAGCACGATCGGCCCGGTCATCCGTGCAGGCCGCACTCGGTCTTCTCGAACATCGCCCAGCGGCCGGCCCGTGGGTCCTCGCCGGCGGTGGTACGCCGGGTGCACGGCCAGCAGCCGATCGAGGTGTAACCCTGCTTGAACAGCTCGTTGACCGGGATGTTCCACCGGGACACGTAGGCGTCCACGTCCGCCTGGGTCCACGCCGCGATCGGATTGACCTTGACCCGGCCGCGTCGGGCGTCGAACCCGACCACCGGAGTGTTCGCCCTGGTCGGCGACTCGTCACGGCGCAGCCCGGCGGCCCAGGCGTCGTAGTCGCCGAGTGCCCGTTCCAACGGCTCGACCTTGCGCAGCGCACAGCACTCGTCGGGGGCCCGGTTGAACAGCCGCGGACCGAACTCGCCGTCCTGCTGGCCGACGGTCATCCGGGGCCGGATCGACCGGAGGTTCACCGGCATGGTCGCGGCCACCTGGTCGCGGACCCGCAGCGTCTCCGGGAAGTGCAGGCCGGTGTCGAGGAAGACCACGTCGACGCCGGGCGCCACCCGGGAGACCAGGTGCGCCAACACCCCGTCCGCCATCGAACTGGTCACGCAGAACCGGTCGCCGAAGGTCCGCACCGCCCACCGGGCGACCTCCTCGGCCGGAGCGCCGTCCAGCTCCCGGCCGGCGTGTTCGGCGAGGGCCCGCAGCTCGGCCGGGCTGCGTCGGGTAGGTGGTTGGTCAGCGGCCGAACCGAGCCGAATCAGGTTCAGGTCCGCGGCGAGCACCGGGCTCATCGGGACACCCCCTTGCGGGCCAGCAGTCCGGTGAACCGGACGGTGAAGACCCGGGCGCAGGCGTGGCACTCCCAGGCGGTGTGCGCGTCGGCGTGCGGGCGGAGGTTCTCCTCCCCGCAGTACGGGCAGTAGAGCGGTGCCGCGCGTGTCTCGGTGCTCACCGCACCTCACCTCGCTCGTTCATCGCAACTCCTCCTCGTCGGCCCGGACGACCCACCTGGCGAACGTCTCGCCGTCGGTACGGCCGGCCAGGTAGCGGCGGACCACGCGTTCGACGTACTCGGGCAGCTCGTCGGCGGTGGTCTTGAGACCCCGCACCTTGCGCCCGAAGCCGGCGGTCTGCCCCTGGGCCATGCCCAGGCCACCGCCGAGATGGATCTGGTACCCCTCGACCTGCTGGCCGTCCGGCCCGACGACCAGCTGGCCCTTGAGCCCGATGTCGGCGACCTGGGTGCGGGCGCAGGCGTTCGGGCAGCCGTTGATGTGGATCGAGATGTCGGCGTCCTCGGCGAGACCGGCCGAGGCCAGCCGCTGCTCCAGGTGAGCCACCAGCTCCTCGCCGCGCCGCTTGGTCTCGACGATGGCCAGCTTGCAGAACTCGATCCCGGTGCAGGCCATCGTGCCGCGCCGCCAGGTGGACGGCCGGGCTTCCAGGCCGATCGCGCGCATCCCGGTGACCAGCGACTCGACCCGCTCCGGGGCGACGTCGAGCACCAGCAGTTTCTGGTACGGGGTGAGCCGTACCCGGTCCGAGCCGTGCTCGGCGGCCAGGTCGGCCAGGGCGGCGAGCTGGCTGCCGGAGACCCGCCCGACCACCGGGGCGACGCCGACGTAGCGGCGGCCGTCAGCCTGCGGGTGCACCCCGATGTGGTCGATCGGCTTGGCCGGCAGCTCCGGAGCCGGCCCGTCCAGCAGGGTCCGACCCAGGTACTCCTTCTCCAGCACCTCGCGGAACTTCTCCGTGCCCCAGTCGGCGACCAGGAACTTCAGCCGGGCCCGGTGCCGCAGCCGGCGGTAGCCGTAGTCGCGGAAGATGCCGACCACGCCGG includes:
- a CDS encoding nitrite/sulfite reductase is translated as MARSSTPTRPGRRRGEGQWALGHREPLNPNERTKKDDDPLNVRARIETIYAHQGFASIDPADLRGRFRWWGLYTQRKAGIDGGRTAVLEPHELEDEYFMLRVRIDGGQLNLAQLRTIADISQRYARDTADVTDRQNIQLHWIRVEDMPAIWKALEDVGLETTEACGDCPRIVLGSPVAGVAAAEKIDPTPAIDEIVRRYVGSKEFSNLPRKFKSSISWLADTPYEVNDISFVGVDHPDHGPGFDLWVGGGLSTNPMIAQRLGVWVPLAEVPDVWAGVVGIFRDYGYRRLRHRARLKFLVADWGTEKFREVLEKEYLGRTLLDGPAPELPAKPIDHIGVHPQADGRRYVGVAPVVGRVSGSQLAALADLAAEHGSDRVRLTPYQKLLVLDVAPERVESLVTGMRAIGLEARPSTWRRGTMACTGIEFCKLAIVETKRRGEELVAHLEQRLASAGLAEDADISIHINGCPNACARTQVADIGLKGQLVVGPDGQQVEGYQIHLGGGLGMAQGQTAGFGRKVRGLKTTADELPEYVERVVRRYLAGRTDGETFARWVVRADEEELR
- a CDS encoding ATP-binding protein codes for the protein MSSLVTQSEPTVDDDVVLLTVPADGGYLSVLRTATAGLAARLHFALDEIEDLRIAVDEACAMLLAVATRDADLQCRFSVTDDALTVEVAVATVRGARLPPESSFAWKVLRALTTSATATASSGQASIRLLTRRSGGR
- a CDS encoding diacylglycerol kinase family protein translates to MRALLVVNPKATTTSERTRDVIVRALRSEVDLSVASTHRRGHAVALARAAAEDGFDVVVTLGGDGTVNEAVNGLMTSAPAVETLPGAAADRLPALAVVPLGSTNVFARAVGLPPQWPEATSVLLEGLRTGRFRTVGLGRADDRYFTFCAGLGLDAAVIRQVERARLRGRRSTVGLYLRSMVSEFFIGMDRRHPAIRLERAGEPVAAELATVVVQNTAPWTFIGERAINPNPEASFDLGLDVMALRQLHVPSTTRTLAQVAASRPDPRGRQLVRLHDLSEFTLSATQPQAFQLDGDYLGERLRVRFTAVREALRVVF
- a CDS encoding phosphoadenylyl-sulfate reductase — encoded protein: MSPVLAADLNLIRLGSAADQPPTRRSPAELRALAEHAGRELDGAPAEEVARWAVRTFGDRFCVTSSMADGVLAHLVSRVAPGVDVVFLDTGLHFPETLRVRDQVAATMPVNLRSIRPRMTVGQQDGEFGPRLFNRAPDECCALRKVEPLERALGDYDAWAAGLRRDESPTRANTPVVGFDARRGRVKVNPIAAWTQADVDAYVSRWNIPVNELFKQGYTSIGCWPCTRRTTAGEDPRAGRWAMFEKTECGLHG
- the sodN gene encoding superoxide dismutase, Ni — translated: MRLLRMFTPRTVVSAHCDLPCGVYDPAQARIEAESIKAIAEKYQANTDPEFRTRALIIKEQRSELVKHHLWVLWTDYFKPPHFEKYPQLHQLFNEATKLAGGGGGTKASVDPAKADELLVKIDEIAKIFWETKQA
- a CDS encoding S24/S26 family peptidase encodes the protein MTWREVQVLSPLFAVLVHGPSMAPTLRHGDALLVRRGGRAVRPGDVVVATFRSRPGLLVVKRAVRAESGGWWLRGDNDLVTDDSRAFGVADVRGRVLCRYWPQPRRVGPGHRLR
- a CDS encoding WhiB family transcriptional regulator, producing the protein MDWRHHAVCRDEDPELFFPIGTSGPAILQVEQAKAVCRRCSVTDQCLQWALESGQDAGVWGGMSEEERRAVKRRGGLRVLRAQTA
- a CDS encoding sirohydrochlorin chelatase; this encodes MRPARMTGPIVLVAHGSRDPRAATATRALVRAVAAARPGADVRAAYLDHAGPRPGAVLADLQAAGYPAATVVPLLLTEAFHGRVDVPEVVRAAYRDGLRMPVTTTQVLGPSVGSGEVDPLLTAGLRRRLAEAGAGWDAVVLAAAGTRSAPARQTVAVAAAAFGAEVGVPCVEGFASAAPPTAGAAVETLRAAGARRVAVAAYFLAPGLLYDTAVASARQAGSVCAAAPLAGAPELARLVLHRVDRAAPVLV
- a CDS encoding NADP-dependent malic enzyme, producing the protein MSTVAISDPVFDLHRGGKMAITPTVALADRDDLSLAYTPGVARVCEAIAADPTLVDDYTWVSHTVAVVTDGTAVLGLGDIGPRAAMPVMEGKAVLFKQFGDVDAVPICLDTRDIDAIVATVTALAPSFGGINLEDISAPRCFEIERRLDEALPIPVFHDDQHGTAIVVLAALRNAVALLDRKLGDLRVVVSGAGAAGVAVTRMLIAGGVDPAKTVVCDSRGIIHSDRADLTDVKAELAAMTAACAGGIADALVGADVLIGLSGGQIDESAVAGMAPGGIVFALANPTPEIHPEIAHRYAALVATGRSDFPNQINNVLAFPGVFRGALDAGATRITEGMKVAAADAIAGVVADLLQPEAFVPSALDPRVAPAVAAAVAAAARRDGVARR